Genomic segment of Synchiropus splendidus isolate RoL2022-P1 chromosome 4, RoL_Sspl_1.0, whole genome shotgun sequence:
GTTTGGTGGTTTGATAGTCTTGGGTTCATGATGACGAATGGGGGAGGAATGCATTGGCGATCAGGATATGTACCTATGacaaatgatgaagatgaaaatgccTTTTAGAGGTGGTGTTTAACAAtgaggcaaagctctccattaACCAGTCCATCCACATTTGTACCTTTGTACCTTTTAATAAATGGGCAATTGCCATACTTGCTTTGCCATACAGGAAACTATCCATCAGATAGTTACAGAATTAGGCAAAGATTTGCAATACATACAGAAAAGAAAATTGTACCAGGATACTGCTCAAGCACGAGTGCATTTAGTGTTAATTCTGGTAGGGTGGGTAGGTAAGGTAAGTTagggtcacaggggcagcaggcTGTGGTGCCGACTCTCATCATCATACAGGTCAACACGCCATTTGTGCGCTGCCCTTCAGCTATTGTATCGATACATTTTGTGCAATAAGTTGAATTAGCTAAGAGCAAAACCCATCAACTTTAAAAGACGGGTAGCTTAAGACGAAGACgcacaataaaaaaagtttttttcttttttttttttttttaccacggTTGTAAATGTGagacattttatggtgatacacAATTGAATATGCAATAAAATGGCAGTCTTTTGCAGTAAGCTGCAAATATGTGAGGCAGCAGCCTTGTGAGGAGCACATGGGGTGATAGAACTTGACAAAGGAAATGTAGAGTTCATTCCAGGCTTCAGGCGAGCTCAACAGGTTTTACTTTAACTGTGAGGATCAGAgttgtctcctcctcctgctctcatgAACCTTCCATGTTTGAACAGGAGGATATTTCACCATTAGCAGGATCGACAGCTCATTGGCAAGACGGGAAACACCTCATTAGGTAAGTTGCCACCGTTCTCTGACACTTGATGATGAATTTCATAAAGTAGGAATCATCATGAAGTGCAATGTAAGGTTATAAATGTTATTTCAATAGGTTCTTTATGAGCTGTTATAGTTTACAAACAAACACGACCATTATTATGTAGCTGTTGCTTGATGTCACAGAGAGAGTGCTACCAATTTCCATAAGGGGAAGCAAAATGTTTGACAGTAATGAGAGAAATTATTTCCACCTTTTTCCAAGAGGATTAAGACTTTAATGTTGCACATTAGATTTGGGAGTACACAGAAATcgtttaataaacaaatgatttcCTATAATAAGTATGACAGTGTATTGTATTTCATTCTAACAAACTACTGAGTAGTCAAGCTTAACAAGATGCTGATAAGTACTTAATAATGATTAATAAGCGGCTAACATGTGGCTAAGGCTAATATCAGTAAGTAGTTTTTATATGGTTATGTAGGTTCCCTTAACTGAGGTGTGACTGaggaaaaaatacatatataaggAAAACGCTTTGGAATCAGGACAGGAAACAcgctaaaaatgaaaatgaaaatgaaaatgaaaattgtgTGAGTCATAATGGGTGGAGGGGCAGTCACTTGTGATCAGGATATGTACCGATGacaaatgatgaagatgaaaatgccttttcgAGGTGGTGTTTAACAAtgaggcaaagctctccattaACCAGTCCATCCACATTTGTACCTTGACCAACCTCGCTGGCACAAGCAGCTAGCCATGCCTCACTTAAAGAAGGGCCAGGACACAGTGACCTGGCAACACTTCTGCATACCACCCCACGACACAGAGACTGTGGGGAGAAGGAAGTCTCTACTAATTTACTGAGACTGCTTCAGCCACCACCCATCCATTTATGAGTGGATGGACTTGTTGGTACAGGCTGTAGGTCTGCAGCTGTTGCATCTAAAGCCAGTAAGCACCACCTGACTCTCGTCAATTAATATAAGAAGATAATCGTTTTCAGCTAGCCATGACATCAATACCAGATCTGATAAGGAAGAAGCGCGACGGGGAGGAGCTGAGCAATGAGGAGATCAAAACTTTCATTCAAGCCGTTTCCACCAAAAACATCCAGGGATGTCAGACAGGTGAGTACGAGACTCTTTTCTTTCAAGGTTGTACTTCTGACTCTTGTCTGCGTCAGGTGCCATGTTGATGGCTATTTGGCAAAAGGGAATGGTGGACTCCGAAATCCAAAGCCTCACCAAAGAGATGATGTTATCTGGGGAAGTCATGTCTTGGCCAGAAGACTGGATTGTGGTGGATAAACACTCGACTGGTGGTGTTGGTGACAAAGTCAGCTTGGTGCTGGCGCCAGCACTTGCCGCCTGTGGCTGTAAGGTACACGCATCGCAACTGTAGACAAAACATCTCTCAGCATCCTTCTTTCTTGAAATCATCAACCATGAGGAACAATCCAACCCTTCAGTCAAACGTCACTGACAATCTCCAAGCGATGACATCAATCGTGTGCTTGGCAGGTGCCCATGATCAGTGGCCGTGGCCTGGCACATACTGGAGGAACTCTGGACAAACTGGAATCAATACCTGGATACAGCATCCAGCAGTCAGCTCAGCAGGTAGAACCTGAACACAGCAGTGAAAGACTAAGACAAGAGGCTAAAGCACACGTGCTTCCTACAGGTCCGTGACATTCTCAGTACTGTGGGCTGCTGCATCATCGGGCAGACAGAGACCCTGGTTCCAGCAGACAGAGTTCTGTACGCCCTGAGGGATGCCACCAGTACTGTGGACAGTTTGCCACTCATAGCGGGTACTGACACCACAAATGGATAGTTGCATGTCCTTTCATAGATATGCACCAGTTTTTATATGTCAAATTTGGTTTCAAGACTAATGTTTGCAATTGACATGTTTTTTAGGATCGATTATCTCCAAAAAAGGGGCGGAGTCTCTCTCAGCGCTTGTCCTGGACGTTAAGTTTGGACGAGCCGCTCTCTACAAAGACATAGACAGCGCCAGAGAACTGGCACAGAAGTTGGTaagtgatttttgttttgaaatgatggATAAGGAGGCAGTTCTGACAGTTGATCCCAGGCTTTTACGGCTGGTGAATGGGCTTAGAATTAAGACGCATTCTGCAACTCTTTCACGATTTGCTGACGAGAAAGACCACCTTTGCAGACCTAAATGACATCAACTTTCATACTTGGTTCATATGAGCCAGTCCTACTTCCTCTGCAGGGTGCCGTTATGATAAGTATTTCTGATCTCTGCTTGGAATAGCAAACAAgcctctggagctggagctctGTGTAAACATACGCCCAGAGGCATCTGCAACTTAAAATATCTGCCAGCAACCAAACTGCCCAAATTCTGTTGCAGGTGACAACAGGAAACGCACTCGGCATACGCACCGCAGCGGCCCTCACCACGATGGACGCAACTATTGGTCGATGCGTTGGAAACAGCGTGGAGGTGATCGAATCTCTGGAGACTCTCAAAGGGAGGGGACCAGAGGACTTGCTGCAGCTGGTCAAGCGCCTCGGTACAGTTGTCATGCAAACACATTAAGATATTGACAGAATGATAGCAAAAAGGATGTTGGGGCCAACTTATATTGCAAACAGCGTGAGGATTGTTTTGGATCAAAGTCACGATTGAGCGATCATGGTTTGCTTAACAGTGTTGAATCCGATTAGGAGTCTGTGATCAAGCTCATCAGCTTGTGTTTCAGATTgttgaacaaaaaaatgcatcacatGCCGTCACTTCAAAGCCACTGATTCATAAAAGGGCCGCAGTTCCAACCAGACATTAGTTAACCCATCGGGTGTCAGCTTAAAGAAGCAGCACCGAAGTCTTCAGATTGGTGAAAAAGATCGACACCGGCCCTTCGTGGACCAgcttgagagatgagagagatgaGATTTCTGCTGCCTCTACAGGTGGCGTGTTGCTAAAGATGACCCAAGTGGCCACTGACCAATCCGACGGTGAGAGGCGGATTCTTGAAGCAGTTGCTAATGGAACAGCTCTGACCAAATTCCAGCAGATGATGGAGGCGCAAGGTGTGGCCACTAAGACAGCTCAGTTGCTTTGCTCTGCCAACACCAACTATTACAACATCTTCAGAAAAGCCAGGCATCAGCAGGAACTAACAACAACCGAGAGCGGTGAGCGGTGACTCAGAAATGGAGATTTTATTGTGCTTctaattattcatgttttaccTTCCGGCAGGGATTGTTGTGGACTTCGATGGGATGGTTTTAGCTGAGGTTCTTCACAGACTGGGTGCCGGTCGATCACGTGCTGGGCAGGCTATTAATCACAGTGTGGGGGCAGAGCTACTGGTATCATTGGGTCAAGAGGTCACCAGAGGTGAGAGACTGGAACACcacacacaatgtttttttttaactacataCCTAGTAGAATAGACTGGGAGAGATTATTAGTACATTTGTACATCATCTCATGACTACCTAACATCCTCCCACTACCGTTTTCTTTATATATCTGGCTTCAACATGCATTCAAGTTCACATTTGTTGTTAAtatctgctatagcgcaaggtCTACCTTTGCACTTCAGCTAATAGAGTAGTTGCCCAGTCATTCATGGGGCATCATCAGCAACAATATCACAACGTCAACTTGGTTACATCAGAAGCCATGCAGGGAGACACTCATTTTATTCTCGCATCCTCAGGTGCTCCCTGGTTGCGTCTGCATTATGATGAAGATCCAACACCAGACCAGATTAATCGATTGCAGAACGCTCTCACGGTGGTGGGATCACAGGGATTTCAGCAA
This window contains:
- the tymp gene encoding thymidine phosphorylase, whose protein sequence is MTSIPDLIRKKRDGEELSNEEIKTFIQAVSTKNIQGCQTGAMLMAIWQKGMVDSEIQSLTKEMMLSGEVMSWPEDWIVVDKHSTGGVGDKVSLVLAPALAACGCKVPMISGRGLAHTGGTLDKLESIPGYSIQQSAQQVRDILSTVGCCIIGQTETLVPADRVLYALRDATSTVDSLPLIAGSIISKKGAESLSALVLDVKFGRAALYKDIDSARELAQKLVTTGNALGIRTAAALTTMDATIGRCVGNSVEVIESLETLKGRGPEDLLQLVKRLGGVLLKMTQVATDQSDGERRILEAVANGTALTKFQQMMEAQGVATKTAQLLCSANTNYYNIFRKARHQQELTTTESGIVVDFDGMVLAEVLHRLGAGRSRAGQAINHSVGAELLVSLGQEVTRGAPWLRLHYDEDPTPDQINRLQNALTVVGSQGFQQESLVKELLLPK